The Osmerus eperlanus chromosome 20, fOsmEpe2.1, whole genome shotgun sequence DNA segment CATGTTTATCAAGGGTAGTTTTGCAagtgaaaagaaaagagaataaGACAATTGGAAATGACATCATTAATTAATTTGGTCATTAGGATCATTAATTATATGTCAGACAATACAGAGAATAGTAAGATTGCCCAACCCTAGCCCTTAGCCCAAGGTATTGCCATAGCCCCAACCTTAGTCCATCTTTATCTCTATCCTTAGCTTAACCTTTTATCTTGAAAACCTCTCCGAATCAGTTTCCGGAGAGCCAACGTAACCATGACCTTTACCCAGCAGTCACTGCTGCCTCTGTGGttactcatcccccccccccccccccccccgcctccataTTATGTCAAGTCTTCTCTGACTACTGTTCTGGACAAAGAAACCTTCATCACTGCCCTTCTCTGCGATATTCTCCCAACATGCACATCAAAAGAAGCACGCCTGTTCTGGAGGCTGCAGTGTTGTCCTCCGATactgccacacacatacacaaaccccCATCGAGTGTATATCCGTCATATAGCCCTCCTCCACTGCtgtgcccctccccctcaacaGTCTCCTTCCGCTACCCAGCGACTGCCACCTTCAGAcagtctccctttctcctctcgtcTGTCGCAGACCCCGGCGCGccgctgcccctcccctcccccgtcctccttacctccctctctctctttctctcttatccttccctccctccctccgtcccgctCCCACTCTCCTTCTCACCCACTATCCGCTACTTCTCTATTGTTCCTCCCTTTCCCATCTCTCTAGattccctccctcagtccctctctcgcccctctgcccacacactcttccctcccttcctacgTCTCTCACCAAGCCTCTTCAGAGAGCTGTAGCGGTTGATCTCAGGTTTCATGACTGCGTCGTAGGAGGGCGGCAGCTGGGCCAGGTTGTGGAAGgagtgggagaaggaggggtgggggtgggagtacAGGCCGGGACCTGGGACGGCGCCGGGCCCAGAGCTGATGCTGTTCTTCAGCTTGCTGGAGATGAGAGTGCTCCCTCCACTGGAGGCCAGCTGGTTGTTGTTCATGCGGGGCACACGTTctgaggaggaacacacacaccacaagtcAAGACTCTGTaggacacctccacacacactgccgGGCCTAGCCTGGGGGCTGGCATTGACCAGGGGAATATTCCTAGTGGCCTTACATGTTTAAACAAGGTACATGTATAAAACTCGACAAGGTTGTGCATTGATGGTTTGACATTTATAAAATGTATAGCTTACATTTAAAACTTCTGAACACATATAAAAGTggtacatttaacatttttgtatatatatatatatatatattttaaaggcCCAACATATACAGGTGCATTTAAAATGACCAAACCAACATAGGTGCATTTAAAATGACCTTACATGTACTGGCACATTTATAATAGCATTCAAAGGCACATTTATAGAGATAAGACATGCCATTTCCTCGCAAATCAAGCTAGTAGATTGAGTTATGTTTGCCATTCACAGGTAGTCGTTTACAATTCCTCATTAGGCAATAATAGTATGTGAAATCATTTAAAATTATCGCCAGACACTTTGGTCATTGACCATTGGCAGTAATGGCCAATGATGTCCAATAATGTCCGTTTTACAACCACTGAGATAGCAGATGCACACTAAGTGGACACtcgtacgcacgcacgcacacacagtcacatgcgCGCGCTCACGCACACAGGCTTTAGGAAGAGCAGCAATGTGACAACTGACTTCACCAAAGCCTCGCGCCATCATCCTAGCACCCGAGCATCGTTAGCACAGTAACCAATAAAAGAAGCAAGGTAAGATACACTAgcaggacagaaacacacacagagacagagtgattGGGTGGTTGGTtgcactgactgactgacacagcCACAGCATTAGAACACTACCAGCGGTGCACAACAAGGAAACAGACGAGTCATGaacaaggccacacacacacaccccgcagcCTGCgctagctggttagctagctcACGATCTGCAGGAGGCTTACCGATAGTAGCCGTATGTTTTGGGCTGGTACCAGACACCTGGATAAAATTTTGGTGCAAGTTGCCAACTGCAAGAGAGCAGAGCGGACACACTGATGGACAGCCACTTGGGCATGTGTgtgatgcatgtgtgtctgtgtgtgtgaggaagagagacagagagaggaagggacagaaagtggaagaagtgtgtgtgtgtatttcataAGAGAGTATGGGACTCCGTATAGTCAACATTCTATCAGGCCCACCATCTCTTTTCATCACCTAAACACAGTCGGTCTCTGAAGATAACAAAACTGGCAGTACTTTTTTCGGTTTGCTCAGGATATCCTCTTGGTGTCATGGAAAAAGCATTGCTTTGCAGACACAGAGATCCATGACTTTCACAAATATTGATTTCACGTGTTATATCTGCACCAAATTCCTGTATTTATACAGATGTTATTCTGTTACTTTTGGATAAAGCAGTACCCCAGTATCATTCCCCTAGCTAGTTCTTCTAGAGACTCACTGCGGTTGTCCTTGGTCGGGATGACGGGGGTGTAGAGGTTCTTAGGAGGGCGGCCCAGTGTCGCGTCTGAGGTGGAGGTGGTCACAACATTGCTGTTGTTCCTCTCGCCAGGCTGGACCGGGCTGGACTGGTGTCGTAGAATATCCACCAGGGCTCTGaaggggaagaagaaaaaagagagagaaaggaaaaagagaTGGCAATCATTTTGCATCCTTTGAGCCTTCATCTGTGCCTATTGAACGGTACCTGGATCCCACACCTAGAATCAGAACCTAAAACCTACAACAGCTTGGGAAAGGTCTGTTGTTCTCAGAcaccacatacagtacagtcgGAAATCCCAGTCACTCAGACCCAACTCTCTCTCGCGTACtagtctctatctctttcttcatcaccttctctctccaccaaaccactctctctcccccccccaccctccctctcacctaccTGGGCATGTTGATGTCCCTATTCCGGGGCCTACGTGACACCTTGGAGAAGGCCACCCTGATCCCCACCGCCAGCAACAGGGTGAAGGAGATCACCCCTCCAATCACGTAAGCGGTGCTGTTGCTTTGCTGCTGCAGGGTCTTCAGATACGGGTCGGGCCGGTTCCCTGGTGCCACCGAGCCCGGCATCTGGGTGTTGGCCCAGACTGGGGAGATATAGTTGTTGCAGGACTCCTGGTCCAGACGGCTGCGTTGGTGCTCACAGCAGAAGCGGTAGTGGCAGGTCCCACAGCAGTAGATGTACGTGTCCTTGGCGCAGGTGAACGTGTTGTCGAACTGGCCCATCACGTCGTAGTAGCCCCTGCACACATCCACATCCACCAGACGCCGTGGGGGCGGAGCCACCTGAGCAGCGCCCCACGGCGGCTTCAGGGCATCCTCGGCCGTCATGTTCTGGGGGAGCATGACTTGGGGGAGGGGCTTAGGTGGTAACTCCTCCCCCTTTTGCATTCCTTCGTCCTCAACCTCGGCCTCCTTGGGTGCTGTTTTCGGCCCTGCCGGGGGAGGCGGTAATGGTTTGCCTCGGAAAccagtgaggaggaagagggatgtaCTGGCGGAATCCTTGTCGGCAGCACGCCGTTCAGTGGTGATGGTTGCACCGGAGACGGAAAGGCCAGAAAGGAGAAGTATGATAGAGGTGCAAAACATCTTGGTGTACAATGAGGGCCTCATTTTCTAAGAGTCTGGGCCgatataaaacaaaaaataaatacaaccgTGTCTGTCGCAAAATCTTTGAAGATCTTAGCGAAATGTCTTGATACCAAGATGCACTGTGTTGTTTCTTCTTTAAATACCACTTATGTAAGTGTAACAATATAAAAAAAGCTTCTTTTGTCAAGGGTACAACTTCTAAAAAGCAACCTCAACCTCAAAGGAGTGTTCTTTGACCATACATATGCAAGTGTGAATCTTTCTACTTGCAGTTCAGTTGGTTGAGTTTATACAAGCACTGTGTGTTTGGCATTTCACTATAAGGTCTTATAATGTAAACATATCTCTCAAGCGTTCAGTAAAAATCCATCCTTACAAGCAGCTTATGTAAACACTGAGGTTCATATATTTGTTTTTAGGACTAAAAATTGTAGGTGCTCAGATTGACAGCCTGGGTTATGGTTACTCTGATAAAAGCACTATTTGAGAAGAATCTTAAGAAACTCTTCAACCATGGAATGATAAGGGTTTAACAGTGATGTAAATGGGATATGTGTGGCTCTGTATTGTAAACACACATTGACAAAGTCATATTTATGGAATGATAGTACTTGTATGGAACAGTAAtgcttgttttctctctgctgACCTGAATTCTATCACGGCAAGTATTGGCTTTCTTTTACTAGGCAGTATTGTCTTGTAAACAAATGAGAAAGTGTAAACTTTAACACCTTTCAATGACCGAGAAAGGTGAaagaaatgtattgttttttttaaggggagggggggtggagggtgactGAAATGGAGTTAATTCAATGTAAAATGTATCCCGTAAACACTTACTTTTGCATGTAAACTTTGTTTCTGTGTTTAAAATTTTACCTTTAGATAAAAGTATTGAGACTAAATTGGCACTTTAGTCATAACCTTTGTAAGTTTTGACCTGTAAACGTATTTTGGGAAAACTATAGGGAAAACTATTTAAATTGTAAGACTTAATTCTTAGAGCTTTATCTGAGTTGTAAACACTTGTCTTCGCAGCATTTGATACTGTCTCCCTTCTTCAGGTTGTAAACTAATTAGGGAGTAGTGCTGACACAAGATTGGCACTATTTATGTCGATATATGTTACAAGTAGCACGCTAGGGTTACTTTATCCCGCTACTGTTCACTCTCAAAATAACTATCAAAGATCAGTAGAGCGAGTTGTCGTTGGAGAAATAGGAATCCTAAGAAGTGAATGTAATAGGACGATTAGAGCAATATATGGGAGGTGTCTGTAGGACAAGACTCGTCACCAGGTCTGGTCAGGAATATGAGGGTACTGGTTACTGTACCAAGCAGCATTTAAGTTTGAGACATGAAGGACAACACAGGTCATGCCTAACTGAGCTATCAAAAATAAAAACTGATTGCAACCAAGTGGTGAGTGAAATGGCTCAAGGCAGTCGGAGATGGTAAAAAACACAGATAGattgagaaaaggggagagcgTCTGGAtcggggatggaaggaggaaaggagaaggggagacagaaaggGCTCTATGTGCGTCTGCAGCCTTTGCGTGAGTGTCTTTGTTCTGAGTTTAGTTTGGCCCAACAGAACAGGACAAAAGTGGGCTTGGGCCCAGTTCTAGCAGGACAGGGCGGTTCCGCCCAGAGAACAGACATGAAAATGTCTGGATTCATTCGTCAATACAGAAGATAAGGTTGAATGATGTGAACACTAAAACTATCACTTCGCAAGCAGAATAGAGTATGTATGTAATCTATTCGATAATCTCAatttatataaataaaacaatataataTTTTATAATATCCGTGATATTGTAAttacattaaaaaaacattagtttaccaaaaaaaacatttagaaaTTGTTAAATGCATATGCGTCTACACTTCACTTCACTGATGGGATTTTATACATTTTTAAGTGTTTGGTTTTAATATGGCTGGTGTGTTACTATGGCTTATAAATGTATGTTTTCATGAGTGGTCTCTTCCACAGATAAACTGCATGGCCATATGTAGGGTTAATGTTCCGTGTACTGAGAGGGGTAAAAAGGAAGAGCAAAACTGTTGACTATCATTTGCAACAATACTTTCACTGTAAATGAAATGGAAAAAGGGGCTTTTCCGAATGTTCACTGGAGCATGATCGCATGCACTATACACAGGGAAGGGATGCTACACAGATtcctcagagagaaagagagagagagaggtagaggaagagaggaaaaccaaagggagggagatgaagaaacGTTCGTAGCAGCCGGTCTATCTATCTCCTTCTATGTGGATTGTGTTGCTCATCCATCAAGCGGACCAGTCAACGGAGGAGCCGTGTGCTCGGTGTTCTGCCGTGGGGCACGTTCAGGAGTATCGCTGCTCACCAGTCTCCTCCCGGCGCTCGGCACCGCGCTACGCAAGCACCAGCCCTCTCTCGGACCCGATCCTTTTAAAAAAGCACTTTGAAATTTAAAGCGGTGCTCTCTGTTTGTGAAAGCCTTAGCAGCAGCTACTGCGTAGAACACTAATGAATggagtgttgtctgtgtgtgttgggggagaaaGACCAAGAAAAAGTGTAAGGGCTTTGATATCTAACAGGAACACACTGTGACCTCTCGCTGAATCTAGCTCTGCAGAcacctgagggggaggggggatgtgaaaagtgtgagtttgtgattttttttaaatcttgtttttttttttttttgctttgttcttGGCACAGTCTATTTGGCACTGGTTTTGGTCTCGCTTGAAACAAAACGAgggaagaaaggggagagaggaaaaaaagaatcAGTGCAAATTaaggttaaaaaaaatctggatgatgagaaaaaagaagaagaaaggaggatAAGACGCAGGGAGAGTTCAGAGTAATTAGCAAACAGCCTTTggatgagagaaggaagagaacacCCCCGAGGTCTGTCCTCCACCTGGGCGAGGCCTGCTCCTCTGGTGTGTGATCCTACTTTAAGGTAACGCTTCTTCCTCTGGAACCATCTGACAAACGCTAAATTCACACTGTGGAAAAGGAACAGATAATGAGGTGGTGTTAGTTGTTGTTCTATATGTTCATAAAACACAGCAGGCACCTGTGAGATTTTACACCACATCAGCATCTGCTGAAGGATAGAGATAGCGTGTTTTAACCTCCACAACAACAACTAAAATAATTGACTATAGAGATACATGGAGGGATGGTCCATAAAAAGGACCATATGGGTGTCCATGACCTGACTGACCAAGAAAACGATTGTTGAGGAGAAGAGTACAGCagtagagcagagggagagtcacagatgtgtgtgtgaagagagtgGGGGGTTGTGATGCCAAGAATGGGAGGGGTTGGCCTCAGTGAGCatgtggggaagagagagattgtgagagagagagagagagagagagagagagagagagagagagagagagagagagagagagagagagagagagagagagagagagagagagagagagagagagagagagagagagagagggaggggggggcattgATGGGTTACAGACCCCTAACAGAGGACTGTTGTGCTGTCAAGATCTGGGTGCCTGGCCTGCCCACCCGGCCATCCCTAAAATCCAGGACTGCTCCCCAGGGCATTTCCATTCTGTTTCCTTGATGCAGTAATTAAGAACCCACTGACAACAGCTGAACTTCTCTGATGCGAGGGAGCTTTCTAGGCAATGGCATGacaatgacacacaaacacacacactttgtagtACATTGCACCGCTGCGCCCGGCCTTGCCAATACTGAGCGGGGAGGTGTAATGCTCTGTCATTGGGAAACATATGGAAAACAGCATTCTGAGCATCTGCAGATGCCTGCATGGCCCCTTCCACAGCCTCGCTTGTCTTAAAGACACAGAGccctgcttctcagctcctcatctgcctggcttgctggctggctggctgactggctggctgactggctgactggatgaCTGTGTTAGTACTACACTTGTTCCCTTTCCCCCTCgtctctgctccctccatccattcctctctccctccgtcccatTCTCTCTGTCAGTGCGTGGGCTGGAGAGGCTCTCTCAGAATAGCACTGCAGcattgaaagagaaagaaaaaaaccgaTGGAGCTACTTCGTTCCTTCTGGTTGACTTTCAAAACACAGCCTCTACCCCGTATCCATCTTTACAGGGCATTGCACCGCTGCACACGTTTTTCCCAACGGCATCTGTTGTTCCACCCAGCTCACCCATGTCACCACTGTGTGTTTCACAtggatccctctctctctctccatccctccctgcctccctccatctgccctcctcctcccatgctGCTCATGCTCAATCAGATAATTGTCCACCTCGCTGCTCCTCTCCTACATCCTCCCCCCATGCCgtcgtccctctccccctctccccctccctctctaccccacctatcctctctgtctctctgaagcATGCTGGTTTAGGAAGGCAATGCAGCCACTGCACAGGGGCAGACAGCAACTGTCTCTGTTATAATTGGGTGCAGATGAGCTGACAATGCGCTCACCGGCAGCAGCAGAAGCAGCAGGCCTAAGCACACCCAAGGATGAATTATTTAATCACTGACTTAATTACTGTTAGACCTAATGGCAGCTGTGTCATGATTGTGGATGATGAGGAAGGTGGCTCCGTTACTCATAGGGGTTAATTGTACATGTTCTCTGATTGTCACAACTGAGTATCAATAGAAGCAACCTGACAGACCAGAGAGAAAACTAAATTGAACAGTGTTTACCCTATGTAGGCTACTACGGGGAAGTACTCATTAACTGCAATAACAACGAGACTAGGCCTCTGCATCACATACTGAGATCTACAGCTGCAGATATGTTATagtaatctacacacacatcaaagttAAGTAAGCTGCTGTGCACCTGTGTCCGTAAAACGACATTTAGAATTCATGTAGGGGGCAGTCTCATGATCATAGCAAAGACCAATTCACATACTACCATTTTCTGTTGCCTGCTCGGTGACTTCATTTAAAGGCTGTAACGGACAACACAGATACAAAATGGGAGGGTATATAGTGTTGGGTGGAAGGCTAGGCTGGAGGCGGTCTAGGAGCGAGACCTGTTTGCGTGCGCGTTTCATTAGGCGATGTTGCAGCACTAAACAGACA contains these protein-coding regions:
- the shisa7b gene encoding protein shisa-7 — translated: MRPSLYTKMFCTSIILLLSGLSVSGATITTERRAADKDSASTSLFLLTGFRGKPLPPPPAGPKTAPKEAEVEDEGMQKGEELPPKPLPQVMLPQNMTAEDALKPPWGAAQVAPPPRRLVDVDVCRGYYDVMGQFDNTFTCAKDTYIYCCGTCHYRFCCEHQRSRLDQESCNNYISPVWANTQMPGSVAPGNRPDPYLKTLQQQSNSTAYVIGGVISFTLLLAVGIRVAFSKVSRRPRNRDINMPRALVDILRHQSSPVQPGERNNSNVVTTSTSDATLGRPPKNLYTPVIPTKDNRIGNLHQNFIQVSGTSPKHTATIERVPRMNNNQLASSGGSTLISSKLKNSISSGPGAVPGPGLYSHPHPSFSHSFHNLAQLPPSYDAVMKPEINRYSSLKRLEKDLDDYSGYYTSKRRPNNAPPSFHSSQHHLHWGGDYTLGARGTLPHHSSRPRIHIPISTPNPYPLPAQSQPQYSATFDRPPRRVMSQDQLLALGEGNTLSRLSKNQQHQYYKAMTTSKTSQTLRKSQERLLVSPDRLEERMLGMGDFAGMMPTMPRLTHHQKAQSTQNVCATPSLDRHHMIKMNSHPTSGHEHERHTTTMMSGPGGGGWGDPHGHGAGLGSSGAGTTGGHNARRMAFASKRQNTIEQLHFIPGGGGGGQGLRTASKNEVTV